The following nucleotide sequence is from Vanessa cardui chromosome 3, ilVanCard2.1, whole genome shotgun sequence.
acTACAATTATTATCAGTACTCTATACACATACGGCGCTAATGTTAATTACACAGTTAAAAATACAGGCAGGATTTCATATAAAAGAATAACTTCTAATAGGCTATATGATATCAACTATAATTATCAAAGCAATTTCTACACCAATTTTAACAACATTGTATATTACAAAGGACATAGTCAAAGTACATAGTTCATTCGAAATTAAGTCctgaatatttacatatttgattttcatttaaattcaatatttaaattggcatttaatttttttgatacatcacaaaacttaaataaattattggagTATTcaatatgtatacaaaattgTATGCAGTGCCATTAtaatcgaattttaaaagtaaactatAGTCGGTTTTATTTTGGAGCATATAGTCTGGATGTAAGTATAGgttcacatttatttaacattcctATTAGGTTTATTCATCAAATACaggtgtattttaattttaagtctgTGTGAGGGTATACAAaccacatattatttataaaaaaatatatttattcgtataattaaatagatttaaattataaattacatttatttcgtttcttttttttcaattaaaatgttaatacaaaattaagtgtgttaatataaattaaattgcatatattataactaCTCAACAATGAAATTACGAACTATAACATTCATGACTAAAAACTGTTACTATTTAACACATCATAGAAAGTTTGTAAATATAGCTTTATTGAcatcttcatttttatttcttatgctaTAGAAAAccgtaattatttacttatattttaatctgtgttatAACATATTTCATTCGTATACTTAATGTAAGCAATGATctcttatacaataaataaaaaaagtgtattCGTTTCATTTGTACCATGACATAAAATGCGAAAATAATCCTAttggaaaattatattatcaataaactGATTTGAGTTATAAAGTTGAGTAAGGTTCCCCTGCGCCacttttcgaaaaaaaaaaaaaaacatttaaacttgGTTTGATGAGATTGTACTTTGTGGTAAATATCTACCAATGTTAAGTGATATTTATGATGAAAGCTCTTCAAAGCTTTCAAATCAGTCTTTAATTTGCAGTTTTTGGTAGATGATGGCACAGGCAGAACAGCATAATTCTCTAAAATTGGcgcgaaatatatttaaaaaaattactgacGGTCAATTCGAATCGAATAGAGAGAGTACTAAATACAAACAATCcttactttttttcaaatttgattcttttttataaCCTAACCAAAGGTTtgagaatttcattaaaaacatacttttcCAAATTAAGtcatcattaataaattaattttgttttagatgttaattaaatttctaaaatatgtaacctatttttatttagtttattgttgaaattatataattagtatattatcTTCTTCTTCTAAATGAGGCTGCGAAGAAAACACATGCTGTACCTGTCTGCAAGAGGCTGGCAATAAAGAAACATGTTTTATATTCGTAATTATACACAAGTGACCACACCATTATGATGATGGCGACGATGGCGTTAGCTGTGGTCATTGTCGCTGTTGTGTCGAACTCATTAAGCGCGTTGTAAAGCGGCTGTTGGAGGACGCTCGACGCTGCTGTTGAAAAACTTGCGAACATGCACCATACAGTCAGGAAACTTTTGCTTGTTGAAAGGGTTATACCTGTTAAATAGAAATagtataattaatctatactacACTCCACAATGTTGATATTGTGATTTTTTCAATAACAAAGGGAAACTtagctgatatatgtaattttatatatccatATCCCATAAGTttagtttattgtttgtttccctaaatatagtaaaataaaatacttttgatcaatgatattctaataaacaggtatgttatatccatactaaacaacagaaaaaagtgtgccgcgccgtggaccgtttatttgaatttattttacatttcgttaaaagtaaaaaggatagcttgttaaaaacaataagtgaaagggataactagatgtgtTAATTACgcataacgtattactacgtaattatgatgtattataacgtattactacgtaaaacgactaaaggcaaatgtcccaattaggacgttttctagtcttcactttttgcgcgtttataacatatctgtttactacaacatcattgcttTTGATGTATTGCTTGATCATGATCAGGTTAACGAAATACCTAGGATTTTTCTAATCACAAATGTAGTGGTAGCAACTTACCTTATGTtttcgaaacaaaataaaaaatcttaccgTAAAAGCCAATAGCACCACAAACGCAGAAGGTAGCACATAATCGTGccttttcatttatgttttttggTAATGCAATGCATAGCATTATAAACATGAGCGCCGCCCCATGAGCTATAGCTGTCATCGACGCTACCTAAAAACGAAATAAAGTGAACATAATGTCATCATGAATCAAATGGCTGGAGTAATtttcgaaattttattttataatttttgcatTATAATTGTGTTGGGCAGAGGCAGTTGAAAACCAGTAATGTAGTAGTAGTTGTAAGATATTAATGacatattcttattatttatatatagtcgCTAGGAAAGATgatgaatcgagatggcccagtggttagaacgcgtgcatcttaaccggtgattgcggattcaaacccaggcaagcaccgctgattcatgtgcttaatttgtctttataattcatctcgtactcagcggtgaaggaaaacatcgtgaggaaacctgcatgtgacaaatttcataaaaattacacatatgtgtatttcacctgcgtggtggaatatgttccaaaccttctcctcaaagggagaagaagcctagcagtgagaatttacaggctgttgttgttgttgtttttttgttgtaGTCGCTAGGAAACATGGTATCTGTTAAGATCGTATGAAATAATTTCACTCACCGACCAGATGTTCATCGAAGTGTTTAATTCCCACATCATCGCAGGAAACACCAACCCTAATATAAGTATCGAAAAAGTAGTGCACAGGTGTAATAGCGTGTATAAGTAGAAATTTAAGTCGAGTAACATATTAACGACCGTTATGAAGTTCTTTTTCAAAGTAGCCGTCCGTCTTGCTGTTCCTGGAGTTACATCTGACGTAAAGACCAGACTGTTTGAAGGAGCGTTCACTGTTGTTTCCCTGTAGAGAGGCTGAGGAATTTGTACGTCTCTGTCAATGTTCTCCAGTTCCTGATAACCGCTTATTCGACTATAACTTGTTATGTCGAGAGCTCCAAAGTCCGACGAAAATCTGTTCGTCGAAGGACCATCGTACATTGCACTGAAATCTGATGAAAATCTCGCTTGTGTGTTATTCTCTCTGTGTCGCACCTCTGGGTCGAGAATTTCTTTTGCATCgcgttttgatttaaaaacgaCAACATCAGTTTCTTCGTCTTGAGTCGACACGACATTTTCGGCGATCGTAGTCGGACTTCTGGTTGCATTTTGTGTTTCAGTCGGTCTTTGATTTGGACTCTGATTCGAAAATATCACTTCATCATCATCTTCAACAGCTCGAAGCATGTTATAAGTTGTTCGAATAACTCTTTCGATATATATTGGCCGAGTGTAAGCGGCAAGGAAGAGACAGTTTTGCATAAGTATAGCTCCATAAATCATTACAACTATATCACTTGTGTAAATAGTGCACAGATAGCCGACCAGAAGGCACGCCAATACGTTGCCAAGGGAAGGTGCCATGCGTACGAGTCTTTGCGCAATCGTAAGTTTCTCTCTGAAGTAGTGAGTGATGATGACATCTGTTTGCTGACCAGTTAAAGCGCATCCTGCACCTATGAAgcatttttagaaatttattataaagaaaagaatatatgataatatgcaGATGCGATTAATTTAGCCAGGAAATATCAAAAAGTAAGTCTCGGAGTAAACTGGTATTTCATATAcgataaaataaacagtaagCTACTTAATTTTACAGAAAAATAGTTTAATGCGAGACCACTGTGATATACAACGTACctagttattttatacaatacctataaaatattttataattgattgcGGTGCGGTAACTCAAATGCTTCAAATGTGAAGTTGTTTTCCAGGAATTTAAGTAAGTTCGTTCTATTGTTATGGTCAGTGATTAATAATATTGAGTCAGTGAATTTATGAATTTCATTAAACTCTCAGTAATTCCCACACAAACGTCCATGCACAATTTTGCCTAGATATATTAAGAAATGTTAAACATTTATACGTCTAATCTTAATtatactaaaacaatataaatccaATACGaagtgatttatattaaaatgttttaaatgtacaGCTATATCAATACTATGAAACACATCTACTTATGTTACATagcatattttttagtatttaattctTACATCCCTAGGtgcttaaataaagtttatatgaagtgataataaacaatatgtaaattaattaagttcaGTGCCAAATAgtggtaaattaaaattaaaaatttaacataaaaataaaaacaaaaagtacttCAATGAATTCGTTTGTGCAAATACTATGCCGGCGGCTCAAATCAATACCATCAAAGATAATTACGGTTAGTCAATATAATGTGACCGTcattaaaaacaatactttaacaTATCTGCTTAATcgcatacaaaatattacattgttatACTCGTCACATACCGTGTGTGTGACCTTCATAAACAATGAGACAGAACAATGCCTCATAATACTCGCGTCGAAATCAGGCAATACTATAACAATTGTAACTTACCAGCAAATATTCCCGAAAATATGTTCACAATGTGGTTATTACTGTATGTGCTTGTGGAGTAACTTGACAATAGCACGCCAGCCACGGTCAAACACAAGCCAGCTAATGCAGTGAATCTTGGCATATTGAAAATCTTCACAACAGCTCTGCACCATGACTCTAGAAGTAGCCTAATCACCACCATAATAACGGGCATAAGTGCTACATCAACGTCCCATATCTTCATTTTTTCGCCAACCTCATGGTCCTCCTCTCGtatcgattttaaaattatcaatccatataaaattaatattgtaggCACGGTTATATGATACACTATCGCGGAGAAGACAATCAGCCATCCGTATCCCCCATCTGGAGGGGTTGGTCCGATTTCTGGTTGTGAAGCTACTACTCTGTC
It contains:
- the LOC124543502 gene encoding uncharacterized protein LOC124543502 — translated: MEDPQNENTQRESGENRVEDLYLDRVVASQPEIGPTPPDGGYGWLIVFSAIVYHITVPTILILYGLIILKSIREEDHEVGEKMKIWDVDVALMPVIMVVIRLLLESWCRAVVKIFNMPRFTALAGLCLTVAGVLLSSYSTSTYSNNHIVNIFSGIFAGAGCALTGQQTDVIITHYFREKLTIAQRLVRMAPSLGNVLACLLVGYLCTIYTSDIVVMIYGAILMQNCLFLAAYTRPIYIERVIRTTYNMLRAVEDDDEVIFSNQSPNQRPTETQNATRSPTTIAENVVSTQDEETDVVVFKSKRDAKEILDPEVRHRENNTQARFSSDFSAMYDGPSTNRFSSDFGALDITSYSRISGYQELENIDRDVQIPQPLYRETTVNAPSNSLVFTSDVTPGTARRTATLKKNFITVVNMLLDLNFYLYTLLHLCTTFSILILGLVFPAMMWELNTSMNIWSVASMTAIAHGAALMFIMLCIALPKNINEKARLCATFCVCGAIGFYGITLSTSKSFLTVWCMFASFSTAASSVLQQPLYNALNEFDTTATMTTANAIVAIIIMVWSLVYNYEYKTCFFIASLLQTGTACVFFAASFRRRR